From one Melospiza melodia melodia isolate bMelMel2 chromosome 4, bMelMel2.pri, whole genome shotgun sequence genomic stretch:
- the GLT8D2 gene encoding glycosyltransferase 8 domain-containing protein 2 isoform X2, which yields MALLKKVNQILLLLLVLTVCAILYRKVHQVPLALRNETVDLENPEEMEEEIPVVICAAAGRMGAAVAAISSIYSNTEANVLFYIIGLKTTIPHIRKWIENSKLKEIKFKVVEFNPMVLKGKIRQDASRPELLQPKHEKVIYLDDDVIVQGDIQELYNTKLAPGHAAAFSDDCDLPSTHEMVRSVGMQNTYMGFLDYRKQAIRDLGISPSTCSFNPGVIVGNMTEWKHQWITQQLEKWMRRNVEENLYSSTLGGGVATSPMLIVFHGKYSSINPMWHIRHLGWSPDARYSEQFLQEAKLLHWNGRYKPWDYPSVHTDLWENWFIPDPSGKFKLTCPDS from the exons ATGGCTCTTTTAAAGAAAG TTAACCAGATCTTATTGTTACTTCTTGTCTTAACTGTGTGCGCTATTCTGTATAGAAAAGTTCACCAAGTGCCCTTGGCATTAAGAAATGAAACGG TGGATTTGGAGAACCCTGAGGAAATGGAGGAAGAAATCCCAGTGGtgatctgtgctgctgcaggcaggatGGGTGCAGCTGTAGCAGCAATCAGCAGCATCTACAGCAACACAGAGGCCAATGTTTTATTCTACATCATTGGGCTGAAGACAACCATCCCACACATTCG AAAATGGATCGAAAATTCTAaactgaaagaaataaaatttaaagttGTGGAATTCAATCCTATGGTACTAAAAGGAAAAATCAGACAAGATGCATCACGTCCTGAGCTACTGCAGCCT AAGCATGAGAAAGTAATATATTTGGATGATGATGTCATTGTTCAAG GTGACATTCAGGAACTCTACAATACTAAGTTAGCTCCTGGACATGCAGCAGCTTTTTCAGATGATTGTGACCTGCCTTCTACACATGAAATGGTTAGAAGTGTAGGGATGCAG AACACATACATGGGATTCCTGGACTACAGAAAGCAAGCCATTAGAGATCTTGGCATCAGCCCCAGCACCTGCTCCTTTAATCCTGGAGTAATTGTTGGTAACATGACTGAATGGAAACATCAGTGGATCACACAGCAATTGGAAAAGTGGATGCGAAGAAATGTAGA GGAAAACCTCTATAGCAGTACCCTTGGGGGAGGTGTGGCAACCTCCCCAATGCTGATTGTATTTCATGGAAAATATTCCTCTATTAATCCTATGTGGCACATAAGGCATCTTG GTTGGAGTCCTGATGCCCGTTACTCAGAGCAATTTCTTCAAGAAGCTAAATTACTTCACTGGAATGGGAGATACAAACCTTGGGACTACCCCAGTGTCCACACTGATCTCTGGGAAAACTGGTTTATTCCTGACCCCTCAGGGAAGTTCAAATTAACTTGTCCTGACAGCTGA
- the TDG gene encoding G/T mismatch-specific thymine DNA glycosylase isoform X3: protein MTAVPSMEMMTEQPTLEGIPEANIAQEPPKEVKKGGRKRKAKATEPKQPKKPAAKKEKPAKSKGKQEKITDTFKVKRKVDRFNGVSEAELLTKTLPDILTFDLDIVIIGINPGLMAAYKGHHYPGPGNHFWKCLFMSGLSNEQLNHMDDHTLPHKYGIGFTNMVERTTPGSKDLSSKEFREGGRILMQKLQKYKPRIAAFNGKCIYEIFSKEVFGIKVKNLEFGLQPHKVPDTETLCYVMPSSSARCAQFPRAQDKVHYYIKLKDLRDQLKGIAPNMEVQEVQYTFDLQLAQEDAKKMAVKEEKYDPGYEAAYGGAYCDRVLYDTDQCSLSSNGTAGSNPQYCKGSSFSEVPNGQWMTQSFADQIPEFNAGMTQEKEGSSM, encoded by the exons ATGACTGCAGTGCCCAGCATGGAAATGATGACTGAGCAGCCAACTCTAGAGGGCATTCCAGAGGCAAACATTGCTCAGGAGCCTCCAAAAG AAGttaaaaaaggaggaaggaaaagaaaagccaaAGCAACTGAGCCAAAGCAACCCAAAAAGCCTGCtgctaaaaaagaaaaaccagccAAGTCCAAAGGCAAACAAGAAAAGATCACAGATACTTTTAAAGTCAAAAGAAAAGTGGACCGTTTTAATGGTGTATCTGAAGCTGAACTTCTGACCAAGACTTTGCCTGATATTTTGACCTTTGATCTGGATATTGTGATA ATTGGCATAAACCCTGGCCTGATGGCAGCTTACAAAGGACATCATTACCCAGGACCTGGAAACCATTTTT GGAAGTGTCTGTTCATGTCTGGTCTAAGTAATGAACAGCTGAACCACATGGATGACCACACCTTGCCACATAAATATGGGATTGGATTTACAAACATGGTTGAAAGGACAACACCTGGAAGCAAAGACCTCTCCAG CAAAGAGTTTCGGGAAGGAGGGCGAATTCTGATGCAGAAGCTACAAAAGTATAAACCTCGTATAGCAGCTTTTAATGGAAAAT GTATTTATGAAATTTTCAGTAAAGAAGTTTTTGGAATTAAAGTTAAGAACTTGGAATTTGGACTGCAGCCACACAAAGTGCCAGATACAGAAACT CTCTGCTACGTTATGCCATCTTCCAGTGCAAGATGTGCTCAGTTTCCTCGGGCACAAGATAAAGTCCATTATTACATTAAGCTGAAAGACTTAAGGGATCAACTGAAAGGCATCGCACCCAACATGGAGGTCCAGGAGGTGCAGTACACGTTTGACTTGCAACTTGCACAAg AGGATGCTAAAAAGATGGCTGTCAAAGAAGAAAAGTATGACCCAGGCTATGAAGCAGCGTATGGAGGAGCTTACTGTGACCGTGTGCTGTATGACACTGACCAGTGCAGCTTGTCTTCAAATGGAACTG CAGGAAGCAATCCACAGTACTGCAAAGGCTCATCCTTCAGTGAGGTTCCTAACGGACAGTGGATGACACAGTCCTTTGCAGACCAGATTCCAGAGTTCAATGCTGGCATGacacaagaaaaggaaggaagcagCATGTAG
- the TDG gene encoding G/T mismatch-specific thymine DNA glycosylase isoform X2, giving the protein MEGPQLGRYCTYLQQAQAFYSFPFHQRMTAVPSMEMMTEQPTLEGIPEANIAQEPPKEVKKGGRKRKAKATEPKQPKKPAAKKEKPAKSKGKQEKITDTFKVKRKVDRFNGVSEAELLTKTLPDILTFDLDIVIIGINPGLMAAYKGHHYPGPGNHFWKCLFMSGLSNEQLNHMDDHTLPHKYGIGFTNMVERTTPGSKDLSSKEFREGGRILMQKLQKYKPRIAAFNGKCIYEIFSKEVFGIKVKNLEFGLQPHKVPDTETLCYVMPSSSARCAQFPRAQDKVHYYIKLKDLRDQLKGIAPNMEVQEVQYTFDLQLAQEDAKKMAVKEEKYDPGYEAAYGGAYCDRVLYDTDQCSLSSNGTGSNPQYCKGSSFSEVPNGQWMTQSFADQIPEFNAGMTQEKEGSSM; this is encoded by the exons ATGGAGGGCCCGCAGCTGGGCAG ATACTGCACATATCTTCAGCAAGCTCAAGCATTTTACTCGTTTCCATTCCATCAGAGGATGACTGCAGTGCCCAGCATGGAAATGATGACTGAGCAGCCAACTCTAGAGGGCATTCCAGAGGCAAACATTGCTCAGGAGCCTCCAAAAG AAGttaaaaaaggaggaaggaaaagaaaagccaaAGCAACTGAGCCAAAGCAACCCAAAAAGCCTGCtgctaaaaaagaaaaaccagccAAGTCCAAAGGCAAACAAGAAAAGATCACAGATACTTTTAAAGTCAAAAGAAAAGTGGACCGTTTTAATGGTGTATCTGAAGCTGAACTTCTGACCAAGACTTTGCCTGATATTTTGACCTTTGATCTGGATATTGTGATA ATTGGCATAAACCCTGGCCTGATGGCAGCTTACAAAGGACATCATTACCCAGGACCTGGAAACCATTTTT GGAAGTGTCTGTTCATGTCTGGTCTAAGTAATGAACAGCTGAACCACATGGATGACCACACCTTGCCACATAAATATGGGATTGGATTTACAAACATGGTTGAAAGGACAACACCTGGAAGCAAAGACCTCTCCAG CAAAGAGTTTCGGGAAGGAGGGCGAATTCTGATGCAGAAGCTACAAAAGTATAAACCTCGTATAGCAGCTTTTAATGGAAAAT GTATTTATGAAATTTTCAGTAAAGAAGTTTTTGGAATTAAAGTTAAGAACTTGGAATTTGGACTGCAGCCACACAAAGTGCCAGATACAGAAACT CTCTGCTACGTTATGCCATCTTCCAGTGCAAGATGTGCTCAGTTTCCTCGGGCACAAGATAAAGTCCATTATTACATTAAGCTGAAAGACTTAAGGGATCAACTGAAAGGCATCGCACCCAACATGGAGGTCCAGGAGGTGCAGTACACGTTTGACTTGCAACTTGCACAAg AGGATGCTAAAAAGATGGCTGTCAAAGAAGAAAAGTATGACCCAGGCTATGAAGCAGCGTATGGAGGAGCTTACTGTGACCGTGTGCTGTATGACACTGACCAGTGCAGCTTGTCTTCAAATGGAACTG GAAGCAATCCACAGTACTGCAAAGGCTCATCCTTCAGTGAGGTTCCTAACGGACAGTGGATGACACAGTCCTTTGCAGACCAGATTCCAGAGTTCAATGCTGGCATGacacaagaaaaggaaggaagcagCATGTAG
- the GLT8D2 gene encoding glycosyltransferase 8 domain-containing protein 2 isoform X1, with protein sequence MALLKKVNQILLLLLVLTVCAILYRKVHQVPLALRNETVDLENPEEMEEEIPVVICAAAGRMGAAVAAISSIYSNTEANVLFYIIGLKTTIPHIRKWIENSKLKEIKFKVVEFNPMVLKGKIRQDASRPELLQPLNFVRFYLPLLIQKHEKVIYLDDDVIVQGDIQELYNTKLAPGHAAAFSDDCDLPSTHEMVRSVGMQNTYMGFLDYRKQAIRDLGISPSTCSFNPGVIVGNMTEWKHQWITQQLEKWMRRNVEENLYSSTLGGGVATSPMLIVFHGKYSSINPMWHIRHLGWSPDARYSEQFLQEAKLLHWNGRYKPWDYPSVHTDLWENWFIPDPSGKFKLTCPDS encoded by the exons ATGGCTCTTTTAAAGAAAG TTAACCAGATCTTATTGTTACTTCTTGTCTTAACTGTGTGCGCTATTCTGTATAGAAAAGTTCACCAAGTGCCCTTGGCATTAAGAAATGAAACGG TGGATTTGGAGAACCCTGAGGAAATGGAGGAAGAAATCCCAGTGGtgatctgtgctgctgcaggcaggatGGGTGCAGCTGTAGCAGCAATCAGCAGCATCTACAGCAACACAGAGGCCAATGTTTTATTCTACATCATTGGGCTGAAGACAACCATCCCACACATTCG AAAATGGATCGAAAATTCTAaactgaaagaaataaaatttaaagttGTGGAATTCAATCCTATGGTACTAAAAGGAAAAATCAGACAAGATGCATCACGTCCTGAGCTACTGCAGCCT TTGAACTTTGTTCGATTTTATCTTCCTTTGCTTATCCAGAAGCATGAGAAAGTAATATATTTGGATGATGATGTCATTGTTCAAG GTGACATTCAGGAACTCTACAATACTAAGTTAGCTCCTGGACATGCAGCAGCTTTTTCAGATGATTGTGACCTGCCTTCTACACATGAAATGGTTAGAAGTGTAGGGATGCAG AACACATACATGGGATTCCTGGACTACAGAAAGCAAGCCATTAGAGATCTTGGCATCAGCCCCAGCACCTGCTCCTTTAATCCTGGAGTAATTGTTGGTAACATGACTGAATGGAAACATCAGTGGATCACACAGCAATTGGAAAAGTGGATGCGAAGAAATGTAGA GGAAAACCTCTATAGCAGTACCCTTGGGGGAGGTGTGGCAACCTCCCCAATGCTGATTGTATTTCATGGAAAATATTCCTCTATTAATCCTATGTGGCACATAAGGCATCTTG GTTGGAGTCCTGATGCCCGTTACTCAGAGCAATTTCTTCAAGAAGCTAAATTACTTCACTGGAATGGGAGATACAAACCTTGGGACTACCCCAGTGTCCACACTGATCTCTGGGAAAACTGGTTTATTCCTGACCCCTCAGGGAAGTTCAAATTAACTTGTCCTGACAGCTGA
- the TDG gene encoding G/T mismatch-specific thymine DNA glycosylase isoform X1, whose product MEGPQLGRYCTYLQQAQAFYSFPFHQRMTAVPSMEMMTEQPTLEGIPEANIAQEPPKEVKKGGRKRKAKATEPKQPKKPAAKKEKPAKSKGKQEKITDTFKVKRKVDRFNGVSEAELLTKTLPDILTFDLDIVIIGINPGLMAAYKGHHYPGPGNHFWKCLFMSGLSNEQLNHMDDHTLPHKYGIGFTNMVERTTPGSKDLSSKEFREGGRILMQKLQKYKPRIAAFNGKCIYEIFSKEVFGIKVKNLEFGLQPHKVPDTETLCYVMPSSSARCAQFPRAQDKVHYYIKLKDLRDQLKGIAPNMEVQEVQYTFDLQLAQEDAKKMAVKEEKYDPGYEAAYGGAYCDRVLYDTDQCSLSSNGTAGSNPQYCKGSSFSEVPNGQWMTQSFADQIPEFNAGMTQEKEGSSM is encoded by the exons ATGGAGGGCCCGCAGCTGGGCAG ATACTGCACATATCTTCAGCAAGCTCAAGCATTTTACTCGTTTCCATTCCATCAGAGGATGACTGCAGTGCCCAGCATGGAAATGATGACTGAGCAGCCAACTCTAGAGGGCATTCCAGAGGCAAACATTGCTCAGGAGCCTCCAAAAG AAGttaaaaaaggaggaaggaaaagaaaagccaaAGCAACTGAGCCAAAGCAACCCAAAAAGCCTGCtgctaaaaaagaaaaaccagccAAGTCCAAAGGCAAACAAGAAAAGATCACAGATACTTTTAAAGTCAAAAGAAAAGTGGACCGTTTTAATGGTGTATCTGAAGCTGAACTTCTGACCAAGACTTTGCCTGATATTTTGACCTTTGATCTGGATATTGTGATA ATTGGCATAAACCCTGGCCTGATGGCAGCTTACAAAGGACATCATTACCCAGGACCTGGAAACCATTTTT GGAAGTGTCTGTTCATGTCTGGTCTAAGTAATGAACAGCTGAACCACATGGATGACCACACCTTGCCACATAAATATGGGATTGGATTTACAAACATGGTTGAAAGGACAACACCTGGAAGCAAAGACCTCTCCAG CAAAGAGTTTCGGGAAGGAGGGCGAATTCTGATGCAGAAGCTACAAAAGTATAAACCTCGTATAGCAGCTTTTAATGGAAAAT GTATTTATGAAATTTTCAGTAAAGAAGTTTTTGGAATTAAAGTTAAGAACTTGGAATTTGGACTGCAGCCACACAAAGTGCCAGATACAGAAACT CTCTGCTACGTTATGCCATCTTCCAGTGCAAGATGTGCTCAGTTTCCTCGGGCACAAGATAAAGTCCATTATTACATTAAGCTGAAAGACTTAAGGGATCAACTGAAAGGCATCGCACCCAACATGGAGGTCCAGGAGGTGCAGTACACGTTTGACTTGCAACTTGCACAAg AGGATGCTAAAAAGATGGCTGTCAAAGAAGAAAAGTATGACCCAGGCTATGAAGCAGCGTATGGAGGAGCTTACTGTGACCGTGTGCTGTATGACACTGACCAGTGCAGCTTGTCTTCAAATGGAACTG CAGGAAGCAATCCACAGTACTGCAAAGGCTCATCCTTCAGTGAGGTTCCTAACGGACAGTGGATGACACAGTCCTTTGCAGACCAGATTCCAGAGTTCAATGCTGGCATGacacaagaaaaggaaggaagcagCATGTAG